One segment of Vespa velutina chromosome 17, iVesVel2.1, whole genome shotgun sequence DNA contains the following:
- the LOC124955269 gene encoding uncharacterized protein LOC124955269 isoform X3: MIHGTSTDLVPQLLGMFDELARRGNGYEDHQVVLSASCNIPAALQKRLSLVPHSQRGSIFGQLCGEATKKGSSCNSGSNSNSNNSHRDKKSEDMCERTKDTDTKSTIDVVVTQHLVRNNKDDDDNDDDDNNSNSNNNNNNSNNNKNNNNNDDDDDDENEDDDEEEDEEEEEEEEEEERERERKRKEVVKVEKENDGNRLSINVIVENDKKKKNSYVQETNNSKNSNGGTLTQLRYKRRCRSGRPLSGSSIASSTSSSGCSNQGNPSSATNPYLASVESLADTCASSQGSGDSGVVTVSEASCRIGNVTNGQRRDSAEGDTSSHRPRYCDPHRNPVERVLLEIVDTEAIYVEHLRQVIQGYLIFWRDDPTLFVHQLQLSDLFSNIEDIFKFNREFLKEIEKCAFDPVCVANTFIKHNSGFKVYTEYCTNYPRTVSVLTDLMGQEEMAKAFRERQAALDHALPLGSFLLKPVQRILKYHLLLENLSKEYGAGCDARENEAEGRSAIEGALAAMTGIAKHINAMKRRHEHAVRVQEIQSLLYGWSGPDLTTSGELIAEGRFRMRGAKAPRHAFLFDRMLLLTKKKEDGLLVYKAHIMCSNLMLIESIPGEPLSFHVIPFDNPRLQYTLQARNLEQKREWTLQIKRVILENYNAVIPSHARQLFLQLGQTQHEDDSTTDKSSAKKLYSAPPEYLEKRKQERERRRSETGIRHKFKKNTRKSESPAITTTEDSPASLRKNPNNETEMHDSRDQNLNRCTDGRTLKVKDRFTGWRRKSEPGFQSYVSLNQSDEDQKEVTADMETTLVESDRTINTSNEDNNKPTNSQQVETKENNEQLQTATTPAVAQTVEEIVGHILMQNQEFQKLLEKQRTSSSINVRQQQRFNKRISADTSDESDCENANYVGGTLNNRVRTSHRETQRLVRTNNAWNSLSTVNNTRDNTPQPALRLLYDNLKSSDGKTTSVHETMNTKNNVNRVHEKRALFEAFKRQSIVTESKIIKTALRIRENSTSANDDSNDTTIRTSNDQDYSEKANEVELSPERKDKINDIDQQQDIIKETDESKGFGNYDNLQHVWDGLKEEQDVNGSDSPTRPAVWLTKLCEGLPTSPQKCGSLPRSFQINPNSQLSVTKSRFLQRDGKPMTERPFTIASDKPAEINLEDMERYASSCQPEGRIAKFPTSVSTSTSTFFCSLDDTLTDAYSEIHMVSSPTTTNIHPDHKIYRANGSTRFKNVLSKAGSRLQGLRNTLSTETLECSEEIERTKYFRSLSNGKSKRKGKSKHSRESSSDIEELVGCVPATGGPSDYRIPSLYYKQGSSSLGARIAQSDYADPTVLFAENKRNSNEETRKIKEKVKENNERDKVEEEDDDGDDDDDDEDDDDDDEEEEDEEGSSRGTNCRESETDSFYERSFEVIENYVDVDGEEVFRDSAIFSDADDVLLMRTDTGGGGGGGGGGGSGSGGATTSSGNKQKVAPPVPAKKKSECSSVSTIFSNIVQENNTIGKPYVAQKPDYLKIKSIFLRAQSNNSSSNSNSNSNSNNSNSPESKISLLRSSFMKRDVDRKCTTNDVGLIEESGDIGNDDKDDVSAGQSQAGWVKKIVCQLQGHVET; this comes from the exons gTACGAGTACGGACTTGGTGCCACAATTATTGGGAATGTTCGACGAGCTGGCACGTCGTGGAAATGGTTACGAAGATCACCAAGTAGTCCTCTCAGCGTCTTGTAATATACCAGCGGCTTTGCAGAAACGATTGAGTTTGGTACCGCACTCACAACGAGGTTCCATATTCGGTCAGCTTTGTGGGGAGGCTACGAAGAAAGGTAGTAGCTGTAATAGcggtagtaatagtaatagtaataatagtcaTCGGGATAAGAAGAGCGAGGATATGTGtgagagaacgaaagatacGGATACGAAAAGTACGATAGACGTTGTGGTAACTCAACATCTTGTTCGCAACaacaaagacgacgacgacaacgacgacgatgacaataacagcaacagcaacaacaacaacaacaacagcaacaacaataaaaataataacaacaacgacgacgacgatgatgacgagaacgaggacgacgacgaggaggaggacgaagaggaggaggaagaggaggaagaggaggagagagaaagagaaagaaagaggaaggaggtcgtcaaagtagaaaaagaaaatgatggaaATAGATTGTCGATCAACGTTATCGTGgaaaacgataagaagaagaagaattcttATGTacaagaaacaaataatagcAAGAACTCCAATGGAGGAACGCTTACTCAGCtcagatataaaagaagatgTAGAAGTGGAAGACCATTGTCTGGTAGTTCGATAGCCTCTAGTACATCGTCAAGTGGCTGTAGCAATCAGGGAAATCCATCGTCTGCGACTAATCCATATTTGGCTTCTGTCGAATCATTAGCCGATACCTGTGCCAGTTCTCAAG GTTCGGGTGATAGCGGTGTGGTTACGGTATCCGAAGCCAGCTGTCGTATTGGTAATGTTACCAATGGTCAAAGAAGGGACAGTGCCGAAGGAGACACGTCCTCCCATCGACCACGTTATTGCGATCCTCATCGTAATCCCGTGGAAAGAGTATTGCTTGAAATCGTCGATACCGAAGCTATATATGTTGAACACTTGCGACAAGTTATACAG gGCTATCTCATATTTTGGAGAGACGATCCCACGTTGTTTGTACATCAATTGCAATTAAGCGACTTGTTCAGCAATATAGAAGATATATTCAAGTTCAAcag AGAATTCCTAAAAGAAATCGAGAAATGTGCTTTTGATCCAGTTTGCGTGGCTAACACTTTCATCAAGCATAATTCAGGATTTAAGGTTTATACCGAATACTGTACGAATTATCCCAG aacTGTCTCTGTATTAACCGATCTGATGGGACAAGAGGAAATGGCCAAAGCGTTTAGAGAAAGACAGGCAGCTTTAGATCACGCGTTACCTTTGGGATCATTTTTGTTGAAGCCTGTTCAAAGGATTCTTAAATATCACTTGTTGCTAgag AATTTATCGAAGGAATATGGGGCAGGCTGTGACGCAAGAGAAAACGAGGCAGAGGGAAGAAGTGCAATCGAGGGTGCATTAGCAGCTATGACTGGCATCGCAAAACATATTAACGCGATGAAGAGAAGACACGAGCACGCAGTAAGAGTTCAAGAGATTCAATCGCTACTTTATGGATGGTCTGGACCGGATTTAACTACCAGCGGTGAACTTATAGCTGAAGGTCGCTTCAGAATGAGAGGGGCTAAAGCACCGAGACATGCTTTTCTCTTTGACAGGATGTTACTCCttacgaaaaagaaggaagatggTTTATTGGTCTACAAGGCTCATATCAtg TGTTCCAATTTGATGTTGATCGAAAGTATCCCAGGAGAACCATTAAGCTTTCATGTGATACCCTTCGATAATCCAAGGTTGCAATATACATTGCAg gCACGCAACCTGGAACAAAAGAGGGAATGGACCTTGCAAATAAAAAGGGTAATCCTTGAAAATTACAACGCTGTTATACCTTCTCATGCTAGGCAACTGTTTCTACAACTTGGGCAGACTCAACACGAAG aCGATTCTACGACTGACAAAAGCTCGGCGAAAAAGTTATACTCGGCACCGCCGGAATATTTAGAGAAACGtaagcaagaaagagaaagaagaagatcagAAACTGGTATTAGGCATAAGttcaaaaaaaatacaagaaaatcGGAATCACCTGCCATCACTACCACAGAG GATTCGCCGGCATCGTTGAGAAAAAATCCTAATAACGAGACTGAAATGCACGACTCGAGAGATCAAAATCTTAACAGGTGTACCGACGGGCGTACTCTCAAAGTAaag gatCGCTTCACCGGCTGGAGAAGAAAATCAGAGCCGGGATTTCAATCTTACGTTTCGTTGAATCAATCTGACGAGGATCAGAAAGAGGTAACAGCTGATATGGAAACGACTTTAGTTGAATCAGATCGTACGATCAATACAAGCAACGAGGATAATAATAAGCCAACAAATTCTCAACAAGTTGAAACCAAAGAGAACAATGAACAACTACAAACGGCAACTACACCGGCAGTGGCCCAAACAGTTGAGGAAATAGTTGGTCATATTTTAATGCAAAATcaagaatttcaaaaattattggaaaagCAAAGGACTAGTAGTAGCATAAACGTTAGACAACAGCAAAGATTTAACAAGAGAATATCAGCCGACACTTCGGATGAGAGTGATTGCGAGAACGCTAATTACGTTGGTGGAACTTTGAACAATCGTGTCCGTACGTCTCATCGTGAAACCCAAAGATTGGTGAGAACTAACAACGCATGGAACTCATTGTCCACGGTTAATAATACACGTGACAACACGCCACAGCCAGCACTTAGGTTACtctatgataatttaaaatccTCGGATGGTAAAACGACAAGCGTACATGAGACAATGAATACAAAGAACAATGTAAATCGTGTACACGAAAAGAGAGCCCTTTTCGAAGCCTTTAAAAGACAAAGTATCGTTACCGAAAgtaagataataaagacagCTTTGAGAATTAGAGAGAACTCAACGTCCGCCAATGACGATTCAAACGATACAACTATACGTACTAGTAACGATCAGGATTATTCGGAGAAGGCTAACGAAGTTGAACTTAGTCCCGAACGAAAAGATAAGATCAATGATATAGATCAACAACAGGATATCATAAAGGAGACCGACGAATCAAAAGGTTTTGGTAACTATGATAATCTTCAACATGTTTGGGATGGTCTTAAAGAGGAACAAGACGTTAATGGAAGTGACAGTCCAACGAGACCGGCCGTTTGGTTGACCAAACTCTGTGAAGGTTTACCAACTTCACCCCAAAAATGTGGATCCTTACCTCGTAGCTTTCAAATCAATCCAAACTCACAACTTAGCGTTACCAAATCACGATTTCTTCAAAGAGATGGAAAACCAATGACCGAAAGACCCTTCACTATAGCCTCGGACAAACCCGCTGAGATAAATCTCGAGGATATGGAAAGATACGCTTCGAGTTGTCAACCCGAGGGTAGAATTGCCAAATTTCCAACTTCGGTTTCTACTTCAACGTCGACATTTTTCTGTTCCCTCGATGATACTTTAACAGATGCATATTCCGAGATTCACATGGTCTCCTCACCTACTACAACCAACATTCATCCAGATCACAAAATCTACAGGGCTAATGGGAGTACTAGATTTAAGAACGTATTGTCGAAGGCCGGTAGTCGTTTGCAAGGTCTCAGGAATACTCTTAGCACCGAAACCCTTGAGTGTAgcgaagaaatagaaagaactaaatattttcgttcattGAGCAAtggaaaatcaaaaagaaaaggcaaatCCAAACATTCTAGAGAAAGTTCATCTGACATCGAAGAACTTGTTGGTTGTGTACCAGCAACTGGTGGACCATCCGATTATAGGATACCATCATTGTACTATAAACAAGGAAGTTCTAGTTTGGGTGCACGTATAGCGCAATCCGATTATGCGGATCCTACTGTCCTCTTTGCTGAAAACAAACGCAATAGTAACGAGgagacaagaaaaataaaggaaaaagtgaaagaaaataatgaaagggataaggtagaagaagaagatgatgatggtgatgatgatgatgatgacgaggatgatgatgatgacgatgaggaggaggaggacgaggagggaTCTTCCAGAGGAACTAATTGTCGTGAAAGCGAGACCGACAGTTTCTACGAGAGATCATTCGAAGTTATTGAGAATTATGTTGACGTTGATGGCGAGGAAGTTTTCAGGGACAGTGCAATATTCAGTGACGCTGATGATGTCCTTCTAATGCGTACAGATACTGGAGGAGgcggaggtggaggtggaggtggtggtagtggtagtggcgGAGCCACTACATCATCTggtaataaacaaaaagttgCACCTCCGGTtcctgcaaaaaaaaaatcagaatgTTCATCAGTTTCAACCATTTTCTCGAATATCGtgcaagaaaataatacaattggGAAACCTTACGTAGCACAGAAACCAGATTACCTAAAAATAAAGTCGATCTTCTTGAGAGCACAGAGTAATAAtagcagtagtaatagtaatagtaatagtaatagtaataatagtaatagtccAGAAAGTAAAATCTCTTTATTAAGGTCGTCCTTTATGAAAAGAGACGTTGATAGAAAGTGTACGACAAATGATGTTGGATTAATTGAAGAATCCGGCGATATTGGTAACGATGATAAGGATGATGTATCAGCTGGACAGAGTCAGGCAGGTTGGGTTAAGAAAATAGTATGTCAATTGCAAGGACACGttgaaacataa
- the LOC124955269 gene encoding uncharacterized protein LOC124955269 isoform X1, translating to MDCSEADAEAASSNAVDSDGSVSWEDFFGTSTDLVPQLLGMFDELARRGNGYEDHQVVLSASCNIPAALQKRLSLVPHSQRGSIFGQLCGEATKKGSSCNSGSNSNSNNSHRDKKSEDMCERTKDTDTKSTIDVVVTQHLVRNNKDDDDNDDDDNNSNSNNNNNNSNNNKNNNNNDDDDDDENEDDDEEEDEEEEEEEEEEERERERKRKEVVKVEKENDGNRLSINVIVENDKKKKNSYVQETNNSKNSNGGTLTQLRYKRRCRSGRPLSGSSIASSTSSSGCSNQGNPSSATNPYLASVESLADTCASSQGSGDSGVVTVSEASCRIGNVTNGQRRDSAEGDTSSHRPRYCDPHRNPVERVLLEIVDTEAIYVEHLRQVIQGYLIFWRDDPTLFVHQLQLSDLFSNIEDIFKFNREFLKEIEKCAFDPVCVANTFIKHNSGFKVYTEYCTNYPRTVSVLTDLMGQEEMAKAFRERQAALDHALPLGSFLLKPVQRILKYHLLLENLSKEYGAGCDARENEAEGRSAIEGALAAMTGIAKHINAMKRRHEHAVRVQEIQSLLYGWSGPDLTTSGELIAEGRFRMRGAKAPRHAFLFDRMLLLTKKKEDGLLVYKAHIMCSNLMLIESIPGEPLSFHVIPFDNPRLQYTLQARNLEQKREWTLQIKRVILENYNAVIPSHARQLFLQLGQTQHEDDSTTDKSSAKKLYSAPPEYLEKRKQERERRRSETGIRHKFKKNTRKSESPAITTTEDSPASLRKNPNNETEMHDSRDQNLNRCTDGRTLKVKDRFTGWRRKSEPGFQSYVSLNQSDEDQKEVTADMETTLVESDRTINTSNEDNNKPTNSQQVETKENNEQLQTATTPAVAQTVEEIVGHILMQNQEFQKLLEKQRTSSSINVRQQQRFNKRISADTSDESDCENANYVGGTLNNRVRTSHRETQRLVRTNNAWNSLSTVNNTRDNTPQPALRLLYDNLKSSDGKTTSVHETMNTKNNVNRVHEKRALFEAFKRQSIVTESKIIKTALRIRENSTSANDDSNDTTIRTSNDQDYSEKANEVELSPERKDKINDIDQQQDIIKETDESKGFGNYDNLQHVWDGLKEEQDVNGSDSPTRPAVWLTKLCEGLPTSPQKCGSLPRSFQINPNSQLSVTKSRFLQRDGKPMTERPFTIASDKPAEINLEDMERYASSCQPEGRIAKFPTSVSTSTSTFFCSLDDTLTDAYSEIHMVSSPTTTNIHPDHKIYRANGSTRFKNVLSKAGSRLQGLRNTLSTETLECSEEIERTKYFRSLSNGKSKRKGKSKHSRESSSDIEELVGCVPATGGPSDYRIPSLYYKQGSSSLGARIAQSDYADPTVLFAENKRNSNEETRKIKEKVKENNERDKVEEEDDDGDDDDDDEDDDDDDEEEEDEEGSSRGTNCRESETDSFYERSFEVIENYVDVDGEEVFRDSAIFSDADDVLLMRTDTGGGGGGGGGGGSGSGGATTSSGNKQKVAPPVPAKKKSECSSVSTIFSNIVQENNTIGKPYVAQKPDYLKIKSIFLRAQSNNSSSNSNSNSNSNNSNSPESKISLLRSSFMKRDVDRKCTTNDVGLIEESGDIGNDDKDDVSAGQSQAGWVKKIVCQLQGHVET from the exons gTACGAGTACGGACTTGGTGCCACAATTATTGGGAATGTTCGACGAGCTGGCACGTCGTGGAAATGGTTACGAAGATCACCAAGTAGTCCTCTCAGCGTCTTGTAATATACCAGCGGCTTTGCAGAAACGATTGAGTTTGGTACCGCACTCACAACGAGGTTCCATATTCGGTCAGCTTTGTGGGGAGGCTACGAAGAAAGGTAGTAGCTGTAATAGcggtagtaatagtaatagtaataatagtcaTCGGGATAAGAAGAGCGAGGATATGTGtgagagaacgaaagatacGGATACGAAAAGTACGATAGACGTTGTGGTAACTCAACATCTTGTTCGCAACaacaaagacgacgacgacaacgacgacgatgacaataacagcaacagcaacaacaacaacaacaacagcaacaacaataaaaataataacaacaacgacgacgacgatgatgacgagaacgaggacgacgacgaggaggaggacgaagaggaggaggaagaggaggaagaggaggagagagaaagagaaagaaagaggaaggaggtcgtcaaagtagaaaaagaaaatgatggaaATAGATTGTCGATCAACGTTATCGTGgaaaacgataagaagaagaagaattcttATGTacaagaaacaaataatagcAAGAACTCCAATGGAGGAACGCTTACTCAGCtcagatataaaagaagatgTAGAAGTGGAAGACCATTGTCTGGTAGTTCGATAGCCTCTAGTACATCGTCAAGTGGCTGTAGCAATCAGGGAAATCCATCGTCTGCGACTAATCCATATTTGGCTTCTGTCGAATCATTAGCCGATACCTGTGCCAGTTCTCAAG GTTCGGGTGATAGCGGTGTGGTTACGGTATCCGAAGCCAGCTGTCGTATTGGTAATGTTACCAATGGTCAAAGAAGGGACAGTGCCGAAGGAGACACGTCCTCCCATCGACCACGTTATTGCGATCCTCATCGTAATCCCGTGGAAAGAGTATTGCTTGAAATCGTCGATACCGAAGCTATATATGTTGAACACTTGCGACAAGTTATACAG gGCTATCTCATATTTTGGAGAGACGATCCCACGTTGTTTGTACATCAATTGCAATTAAGCGACTTGTTCAGCAATATAGAAGATATATTCAAGTTCAAcag AGAATTCCTAAAAGAAATCGAGAAATGTGCTTTTGATCCAGTTTGCGTGGCTAACACTTTCATCAAGCATAATTCAGGATTTAAGGTTTATACCGAATACTGTACGAATTATCCCAG aacTGTCTCTGTATTAACCGATCTGATGGGACAAGAGGAAATGGCCAAAGCGTTTAGAGAAAGACAGGCAGCTTTAGATCACGCGTTACCTTTGGGATCATTTTTGTTGAAGCCTGTTCAAAGGATTCTTAAATATCACTTGTTGCTAgag AATTTATCGAAGGAATATGGGGCAGGCTGTGACGCAAGAGAAAACGAGGCAGAGGGAAGAAGTGCAATCGAGGGTGCATTAGCAGCTATGACTGGCATCGCAAAACATATTAACGCGATGAAGAGAAGACACGAGCACGCAGTAAGAGTTCAAGAGATTCAATCGCTACTTTATGGATGGTCTGGACCGGATTTAACTACCAGCGGTGAACTTATAGCTGAAGGTCGCTTCAGAATGAGAGGGGCTAAAGCACCGAGACATGCTTTTCTCTTTGACAGGATGTTACTCCttacgaaaaagaaggaagatggTTTATTGGTCTACAAGGCTCATATCAtg TGTTCCAATTTGATGTTGATCGAAAGTATCCCAGGAGAACCATTAAGCTTTCATGTGATACCCTTCGATAATCCAAGGTTGCAATATACATTGCAg gCACGCAACCTGGAACAAAAGAGGGAATGGACCTTGCAAATAAAAAGGGTAATCCTTGAAAATTACAACGCTGTTATACCTTCTCATGCTAGGCAACTGTTTCTACAACTTGGGCAGACTCAACACGAAG aCGATTCTACGACTGACAAAAGCTCGGCGAAAAAGTTATACTCGGCACCGCCGGAATATTTAGAGAAACGtaagcaagaaagagaaagaagaagatcagAAACTGGTATTAGGCATAAGttcaaaaaaaatacaagaaaatcGGAATCACCTGCCATCACTACCACAGAG GATTCGCCGGCATCGTTGAGAAAAAATCCTAATAACGAGACTGAAATGCACGACTCGAGAGATCAAAATCTTAACAGGTGTACCGACGGGCGTACTCTCAAAGTAaag gatCGCTTCACCGGCTGGAGAAGAAAATCAGAGCCGGGATTTCAATCTTACGTTTCGTTGAATCAATCTGACGAGGATCAGAAAGAGGTAACAGCTGATATGGAAACGACTTTAGTTGAATCAGATCGTACGATCAATACAAGCAACGAGGATAATAATAAGCCAACAAATTCTCAACAAGTTGAAACCAAAGAGAACAATGAACAACTACAAACGGCAACTACACCGGCAGTGGCCCAAACAGTTGAGGAAATAGTTGGTCATATTTTAATGCAAAATcaagaatttcaaaaattattggaaaagCAAAGGACTAGTAGTAGCATAAACGTTAGACAACAGCAAAGATTTAACAAGAGAATATCAGCCGACACTTCGGATGAGAGTGATTGCGAGAACGCTAATTACGTTGGTGGAACTTTGAACAATCGTGTCCGTACGTCTCATCGTGAAACCCAAAGATTGGTGAGAACTAACAACGCATGGAACTCATTGTCCACGGTTAATAATACACGTGACAACACGCCACAGCCAGCACTTAGGTTACtctatgataatttaaaatccTCGGATGGTAAAACGACAAGCGTACATGAGACAATGAATACAAAGAACAATGTAAATCGTGTACACGAAAAGAGAGCCCTTTTCGAAGCCTTTAAAAGACAAAGTATCGTTACCGAAAgtaagataataaagacagCTTTGAGAATTAGAGAGAACTCAACGTCCGCCAATGACGATTCAAACGATACAACTATACGTACTAGTAACGATCAGGATTATTCGGAGAAGGCTAACGAAGTTGAACTTAGTCCCGAACGAAAAGATAAGATCAATGATATAGATCAACAACAGGATATCATAAAGGAGACCGACGAATCAAAAGGTTTTGGTAACTATGATAATCTTCAACATGTTTGGGATGGTCTTAAAGAGGAACAAGACGTTAATGGAAGTGACAGTCCAACGAGACCGGCCGTTTGGTTGACCAAACTCTGTGAAGGTTTACCAACTTCACCCCAAAAATGTGGATCCTTACCTCGTAGCTTTCAAATCAATCCAAACTCACAACTTAGCGTTACCAAATCACGATTTCTTCAAAGAGATGGAAAACCAATGACCGAAAGACCCTTCACTATAGCCTCGGACAAACCCGCTGAGATAAATCTCGAGGATATGGAAAGATACGCTTCGAGTTGTCAACCCGAGGGTAGAATTGCCAAATTTCCAACTTCGGTTTCTACTTCAACGTCGACATTTTTCTGTTCCCTCGATGATACTTTAACAGATGCATATTCCGAGATTCACATGGTCTCCTCACCTACTACAACCAACATTCATCCAGATCACAAAATCTACAGGGCTAATGGGAGTACTAGATTTAAGAACGTATTGTCGAAGGCCGGTAGTCGTTTGCAAGGTCTCAGGAATACTCTTAGCACCGAAACCCTTGAGTGTAgcgaagaaatagaaagaactaaatattttcgttcattGAGCAAtggaaaatcaaaaagaaaaggcaaatCCAAACATTCTAGAGAAAGTTCATCTGACATCGAAGAACTTGTTGGTTGTGTACCAGCAACTGGTGGACCATCCGATTATAGGATACCATCATTGTACTATAAACAAGGAAGTTCTAGTTTGGGTGCACGTATAGCGCAATCCGATTATGCGGATCCTACTGTCCTCTTTGCTGAAAACAAACGCAATAGTAACGAGgagacaagaaaaataaaggaaaaagtgaaagaaaataatgaaagggataaggtagaagaagaagatgatgatggtgatgatgatgatgatgacgaggatgatgatgatgacgatgaggaggaggaggacgaggagggaTCTTCCAGAGGAACTAATTGTCGTGAAAGCGAGACCGACAGTTTCTACGAGAGATCATTCGAAGTTATTGAGAATTATGTTGACGTTGATGGCGAGGAAGTTTTCAGGGACAGTGCAATATTCAGTGACGCTGATGATGTCCTTCTAATGCGTACAGATACTGGAGGAGgcggaggtggaggtggaggtggtggtagtggtagtggcgGAGCCACTACATCATCTggtaataaacaaaaagttgCACCTCCGGTtcctgcaaaaaaaaaatcagaatgTTCATCAGTTTCAACCATTTTCTCGAATATCGtgcaagaaaataatacaattggGAAACCTTACGTAGCACAGAAACCAGATTACCTAAAAATAAAGTCGATCTTCTTGAGAGCACAGAGTAATAAtagcagtagtaatagtaatagtaatagtaatagtaataatagtaatagtccAGAAAGTAAAATCTCTTTATTAAGGTCGTCCTTTATGAAAAGAGACGTTGATAGAAAGTGTACGACAAATGATGTTGGATTAATTGAAGAATCCGGCGATATTGGTAACGATGATAAGGATGATGTATCAGCTGGACAGAGTCAGGCAGGTTGGGTTAAGAAAATAGTATGTCAATTGCAAGGACACGttgaaacataa